In Oncorhynchus keta strain PuntledgeMale-10-30-2019 chromosome 19, Oket_V2, whole genome shotgun sequence, a single genomic region encodes these proteins:
- the LOC118381695 gene encoding transcription factor Gibbin-like — translation MSRLSGRLRSGGGGGVGRDGGALAEEQGCEGELATWGREVAAGVQERVIVEPSAEAGAQGTLDLSPSPSPPSLANGVHRRPGLGTRRRWQTETHTDALTHTPGQTGVIGMQIYTDLHMHTPADTHIHLAANTHMDAHTHSDSAGPEQPRTVSSPETHTRSPQRQVLLPVTHSACTNQQVASSPCSPLPPPSANKDRPPAISPAHIGPTPLDLSKPSRAIGPNPTGPSLIGSSGSNPSTIGPDPVDPSPVSVEGERKYALRSSGRPRFPCQLRKSSRIRRSTEDGERRGGRESEREEEMAEEEEEEEKERVSVHVKVERPTVEEGLPATSKPADSAVPVAPRHSPHPSTRPTPHPTSHYAPRPAPKPRTSTKPQPRPSTNAKPKAQPRPSIKASPKSSPRPANNPRPATNPRPATNPRPATNPRPATNPRPATNPRPATNPRPATNLSPCPSINTVPQPTVKKEVPDDLVPPTKQKRRFVGVRRIVVKVARIPVNLSRRQKSYKISSMETIGGLEGAEGVTSVVREPTALLRMKNNGKNVMVMFPPGELPVILKRRRGRPPKQIVPGMPDKTGGNFAIASGNGEPKKPRRRRRAKLPSPQPSYVNDTNDVKTEYGDVLSKLAFLNHQTPATGRCSPPRCWTPSEPDSFHTPSNNPGISALLHRLTGFRRRGGRGGGTIGKKRKVTPALSEPGLPKKRGKGGGGRGGGVAGGEMGAGGEGWKPMRKRRSCKNGVLKGEAGGQLEQDWSNGGGVWEDDRGGERERGPGAYQACGSLRGDFLPCEGGRAGAYGSPGGSREGGGGDEVQGLFAGYFRSLLDSDDSSDLLDISSRPDPRKPPPTPGYDSSSTAPGPGSRWSPAFPKRSPKGEARENQTQVSSSSSSRPPYSYYLSQNSPTTSSFPKSTPPSLSLPRSPSSPHPSSYGHYPSGYSSSSPAGGSAAPQRPTDCSFAAYGAAGLDKASTVPPVGQGQMGYSNFSKRGYGGYPRQVGPSSPGGGGYMAMAKNNPFHSSSSPEGYRHYPSNQWNCKQGSSDWAWDSLAHHYPGGYSDYVTPGPSEPKDILDISNYTPQKAKRQPFLESLSESSSDSSHLGVTGSGGGVSTGGGGGGSGSGSGGGAYRQGGGRESLPIGGEGGQGQSSLSSLEKLMMDWHESASGPSYNWSQNVLFQGQGKPGRGRRKRNAAEPQMEKEGGGGPGPEPPPDSPTSPPAQTQSHTSTQGSGAKRSGIGGRQGRGARGGRGRLCPSPRERPPGGKKGKAAGGGDGGGGGTAQGGLFQEGLDYFSGDSSSLSPLPTPALHLGYPPEPCEYPSPTPYSAHPSTPSSEERYPTLIPGEASSSSLSPGMNSTSSSYPPKLSPAPQPYHPPLTPAPPPSSFSPSCSQSPRLLAHCGTALSPPYRNPATISKDHFTSQYDSPSCCSSPCWYSGASLSGSTSPHTNTHNATHTHTNTHDNAHVHANVNPHASPNNHPDPNASAHPHTNTHPHTNTHPHTNTPTHTNTHPHTNTPTHTNTHPNPNPHANMSPHTHSNPNTNPHTHNNPHSNKHPHTNTHHLHSSHNQHLHPHTHTHPNMYTKPTLHTSPHPHPNPNLSPHPHPNPNLSPLPHPHPNPNLSTHPHPNPNLSPLPLPNPNLSPLPHPHPNPNLSPHPNPNLSPHSHPNPNLSPHTHSHPNPLLYEERPSHSTMPPMDPPTPTNGTCPPTSPRG, via the exons ATGAGCCGCCTGTCTGGACGCCTGCGGTCAGGTGGAGGTGGGGGGGTGGGGCGTGACGGTGGGGCCTTGGCGGAGGAGCAGGGGTGTGAAGGGGAGCTGGCGACATGGGGGAGGGAGGTGGCAGCAGGGGTACAGGAGAGGGTCATAGTGGAACCCAGTGCTGAGGCTGGAGCTCAAGGGACCCTTGACCTTTCACCATCACCTTCGCCCCCCTCCCTGGCCAACGGGGTTCACAGGAGGCCTGGCCTTGGAACACGCCGACGCtggcagacagagacacacaccgatgctttaacacacacaccaggacagacaggagtcatAGGCATGCAGATTTACACGGATCTCCACATGCACACACCTGCGGACACTCACATACACCTAGCCGCTAACACACACATGGATGCTCACACACACTCGGACTCTGCCGGTCCAGAGCAGCCCAGAACTGTTTCATCACCAGAGACTCACACCAGATCACCTCAGCGACAGGTCCTCTTGCCTGTCACTCATTCAGCCTGCACCAATCAGCAAGTTGCTTCCTCTCCCTGCAGCCCGCTTCCTCCACCCTCTGCAAACAAAGACAGGCCCCCAGCCATTAGCCCTGCCCATATTGGACCAACACCTCTAGATCTCTCTAAACCCTCAAGAGCTATTGGCCCAAATCCTACAGGCCCTTCTCTTATTGGTTCATCCGGTTCAAACCCTTCTACTATTGGCCCAGACCCTGTAGATCCCTCCCCTGTATCTGTCGAAGGCGAGAGGAAGTATGCGCTCCGTAGCTCAGGTCGACCTCGCTTCCCCTGCCAGCTACGAAAGTCCTCCCGCATCCGCCGATCCAccgaggatggagagaggaggggagggagggaaagcgagagggaagaggaaatggcagaagaagaagaagaggaggagaaagagagggtgagtgtACATGTAAAGGTAGAGCGCCCCACAGTGGAGGAGGGTTTACCTGCAACCTCGAAGCCTGCTGACTCAGCTGTACCTGTAGCACCACGCCATTCACCACACCCTTCAACACGCCCTACACCACACCCCACCTCTCACTACGCCCCCCGGCCAGCGCCCAAACCCAGAACTTCAACCAAACCCCAACCTAGACCTTCAACCAACGCCAAACCAAAAGCCCAACCCAGACCATCGATTAAAGCCTCGCCCAAATCCTCGCCCAGACCAGCGAACAATCCCAGACCAGCGACCAATCCCAGACCAGCAACCAATCCCAGACCAGCGACCAATCCCAGACCAGCAACCAATCCCAGACCGGCAACCAATCCCAGACCTGCGACCAATCCCAGACCAGCAACCAATCTTTCGCCTTGTCCATCGATCAATACCGTGCCCCAGCCGACAGTGAAGAAGGAGGTGCCTGATGATCTAGTTCCTCCCACTAAACAGAAACGGCGGTTCGTTGGT GTGAGGCGTATCGTGGTGAAGGTGGCTCGTATCCCGGTCAACCTCAGCCGACGCCAAAAGAGCTACAAGATTTCCTCCATGGAGACCATT GGGGGGTTGGAGGGAGCAGAGGGGGTGACATCGGTGGTCCGAGAGCCAACTGCGCTCCTTCGCATGAAGAACAATGGGAAGAATGTGATGGTCATGTTCCCGCCTGGAGAACTCCCGGTGATCCTGAAACGCAGACGTGGCCGACCTCCCAAACAGATTGTACCGGGAATGCCGGATAAAACAGGTGGGAATTTTGCCATTGCCAGTGGGAACGGCGAGCCCAAGAAACCTCGTCGGCGCCGGCGGGCCAAGCTTCCATCTCCGCAACCGTCGTACGTGAACGACACCAACGACGTGAAGACGGAGTACGGAGACGTTCTGTCCAAACTGGCGTTCCTAAACCACCAAACGCCTGCCACCGGCCGCTGCTCCCCACCACGCTGCTGGACACCCAGCGAACCGGATAGCTTTCACACGCCGTCCAACAACCCTGGGATCTCCGCCCTGCTCCACCGACTCACAGGGTTCAGacgcaggggagggaggggtggtggc ACGATCGGGAAGAAAAGGAAAGTGACCCCTGCTCTGTCAGAACCAGGGTTACCCAAGAAACGAGGGAAGggtgggggaggcaggggaggaggggttgcAGGGGGGGAGATGGGGGCTGGAGGTGAGGGGTGGAAGCCGATGAGAAAACGACGCTCCTGCAAGAATGGGGTTCTGAAAGGGGAGGCAGGAGGTCAGCTGGAGCAAGACTGGTCTAATGGTGGAGGTGTCTGGGAGGATGAccggggaggggagagggagagagggccgGGGGCGTACCAGGCCTGTGGCTCCCTGAGGGGGGACTTCCTGCCCTGTGAGGGGGGAAGAGCAGGTGCATACGGCAGTCCTGGGGGCAGCAGAGAAGGTGGAGGTGGTGATGAAGTGCAGGGTTTGTTCGCTGGATATTTTCGCTCCCTGCTCGACTCAGACGACTCCTCCGACCTCCTGGATATCTCCTCTCGGCCTGACCCCAGGAAACCTCCTCCCACCCCGGGCTACGACTCCTCCAGCACTGCCCCCGGCCCAGGTTCTCGCTGGTCCCCAGCCTTCCCCAAGCGCAGCCCCAAAGGAGAGGCAAGGGAGAACCAAACCCAGGTCTCTTCGTCCTCCTCTTCCAGACCTCCATACAGCTACTACCTTTCCCAGAACTCCCCCACCACTTCCTCCTTCCCCAagtccacccctccctccctctctctgcctcgctctcccagttccccccatccctcctcctacGGTCACTACCCGTCCggctattcctcctcctctcctgcgggGGGCAGTGCAGCACCACAGAGACCCACAGACTGCAGCTTTGCAGCCTACGGGGCAGCAGGGCTGGATAAGGCCTCCACAGTCCCCCCCGTGGGCCAGGGTCAGATGGGCTATTCCAATTTTTCCAAGCGTGGATATGGGGGCTACCCTAGGCAGGTTGGACCATCCTCTCCAGGGGGAGGGGGGTATATGGCCATGGCCAAGAACAACCCCTTCCATTCCTCATCATCTCCAGAGGGTTACAGACACTACCCCTCCAACCAGTGGAACTGCAA GCAGGGCTCCAGTGACTGGGCGTGGGACAGTCTGGCTCATCATTATCCAGGAGGCTACAGTGACTACGTCACCCCAGGCCCCAGCGAGCCCAAAGACATCCTGGACATCTCTAACTACACCCCACAAAAGGCCAAGCGACAACCCTTCCTCGAGAGCCTATCAGAGTCCTCCTCTGACTCGTCCCACCTGGGGGTCACCGGGTCAGGAGGCGGGGTCAGTACCGGAGGTGGGGGCGGAGGCTCGGGTTCAGGTTCCGGAGGTGGGGCTTATAGGCAGGGTGGAGGCAGGGAGTCTCTGCCTATTGGTGGAGAGGGAGGTCAAGGCCAGTCCAGCCTATCAAGTCTGGAGAAGTTAATGATGGACTGGCATGAGAGCGCCTCAGGCCCCTCTTACAACTGGAGCCAGAACGTTCTCTTCCAGGGGCAGGGAAAGCCCGGGCGGGGGCGCAGGAAACGGAATGCTGCCGAACCCCAAATGGAAAAGGAGGGGGGTGGTGGACCAGGACCGGAGCCCCCCCCAGACTCTCCCACCAGCCCCCCAGCCCAGACACAGTCCCACACCTCAACCCAGGGCTCTGGTGCCAAACGCAGTGGGATTGGGGGGCGGCAGGGCAGGGGGGCGAGGGGAGGCAGGGGACGGCTGTGCCCGTCCCCAAGAGAACGCCCCCCAGGGGGGAAGAAGGGTAAGGCTGCTGGGggtggggatggaggaggagggggtactgCTCAGGGGGGGTTGTTCCAGGAAGGCCTTGACTACTTCAGTGGAGACAGCAGCagcctctcccccctccctactCCTGCCCTACACCTTGGTTACCCCCCCGAGCCCTGTGAGTACCCCTCCCCAACTCCTTACTCCGCCCACCCCTCCACCCCGTCCTCAGAGGAGCGTTACCCAACCCTCATCCCTGGCGAggcctcatcctcctctctctcccctggaatgaactccacatcctcctcctatcctcccaaACTATCCCCCGCCCCCCAGCCCTACCACCCACCTCTCACCCctgctcctcccccctcctccttctccccgtcCTGCTCCCAATCGCCACGGTTACTGGCCCACTGTGGAACAGCGCTGAGCCCCCCCTATCGTAACCCGGCAACCATCTCCAAGGACCATTTCACCTCCCAGTATGATTCTCCCAGCTGCTGTAGCTCCCCTTGTTGGTACAGCGGGGCATCGCTCAGTGGCAGCACCAGccctcacactaacacacacaacgctacacacacacacactaacacacacgacAATGCACACGTACACGCTAATGTGAACCCTCATGCTAGCCCTAACAATCATCCTGATCCTAACGCTTCtgcacacccacacaccaacacacacccacacaccaacacacacccacacaccaacacaccgacacacaccaacacacacccacacaccaacacaccgacacacaccaacacacacccaaATCCCAACCCTCACGCAAACAtgagcccacacacacactccaaccccAACACTAACCCTCACACGCACAACAACCCCCATAGCAACAAACAcccgcacaccaacacacaccacctCCATTCAAGCCACAACCAACATCTTCACCCCCACACTCACACTCATCCTAACATGTATACAAAGCCCACCCTACACACtagcccccacccccaccccaaccctaacctctccccccacccccaccccaaccctaacctctcccctctccctcacccccaccccaaccctaacctcTCAACACATCCccaccccaaccctaacctctcccctctccctctccccaaccctaacctctcccctctccctcacccccaccccaaccctaacctctcccctcaccccaaccctaacctctcccctcactcccaccccaaccctaacctcTCTCCCCATACTCACTCCCACCCCAACCCCCTGCTTTACGAGGAGCGGCCCTCTCACAGCACGATGCCCCCCAtggacccccccacccccacaaacGGGACCTGCCCCCCCACCTCACCTCGGGGCTAA